From the genome of Acropora palmata chromosome 4, jaAcrPala1.3, whole genome shotgun sequence, one region includes:
- the LOC141879900 gene encoding uncharacterized protein LOC141879900 translates to MASNVCLPQEHDPDHGSSKLRVTILASEWGSSKGGLSTINRELAIQLAKFSFVDVTFFLPKCSDEDKKAAASHNVSILKAERRPGYHDELDWLNFPPENLRIDVVLGHGVKLGRQAQVIRKYHKCKWVQIVHTDPEELGMFKCYENPILRGQQKHRDEVELCQMADFVVAIGPKLTEAFCRYLSWCKEDVFSFTPGIFADFSSVQAVSVKRKQCSVLVFGRGDVEDFEVKGFDIGAISVAALSDTRLYFVGAPEGKHEEIVKRFVDFGIPASCLTVRGYVDSREDLRRLFCEVDLVLMPSRTEGFGLTGLETLSAGLPVLVSKNSGFGEALGSVPCGSLFVIDSEDPSTWTAAIKAIWKKDRKLQLDEVKAVRGFYAERYSWSEQCKHLIEKMFKLVDGTSSEPEVTAQAVGARKRKLNEDFTDHFPRVPPKTKRGMIEKSESEQPAARASCPSHVIDGIRQVYQKREGVILPIPWCDEYFRIEDIFTRLRIVASKTRRVKTTKEVTEMTSIFTPHEHCKQPLVVLIEGEPGMGKTTYCQKLVFDWASKQCGEWDESFPRIDVLLLLRCREIKSTIWDAIEEQILPDEIKPEEKEMFFQFLKENPSKVLLVLDGLDETDPQKLEMYLKLIQRKQLPGCYIVVTSRSEAGSKVRPYTDTLLTIVGFTSTDAECYIRKHFQHAEHLAEELLSKVNSDYDLLALTQNPLNTLLLCVIFEDLKGILPTNRTQLYVEIVLFILRRYESKNGLSNRGKDLLLVYKEELMMLGGSALDSLRKRELYFDDHKGDIKESLLMKFGFFSIQSGGSKRAPCDRYGFFHKSFQEFFAGYFLAFSFIDNVTDPHSVLT, encoded by the exons ATGGCGTCTAATGTGTGCCTGCCTCAAGAACATGATCCAGATCATGGCTCCAGCAAACTCCGAGTCACCATTTTGGCATCTGAGTGGGGATCCAGTAAAGGAGGGCTCTCCACCATAAACAGAGAGTTGGCCATTCAATTagccaaattttcttttgttgatgTTACCTTCTTTTTGCCTAAATGCTCTGATGAGGACAAGAAAGCGGCTGCAAGCCATAATGTTTCCATTCTTAAAGCTGAGAGACGACCAGGCTACCATGATGAACTGGACTGGCTTAATTTTCCACCAGAGAATTTGAGGATAGATGTGGTGCTTGGTCATGGAGTGAAACTTGGTCGCCAGGCCCAAGTTATCCGCAAATATCACAAATGCAAGTGGGTTCAAATTGTACACACTGACCCAGAGGAACTTGGAATGTTCAAATGTTACGAGAATCCAATTTTGAGAGGACAACAAAAGCATCGGGATGAGGTTGAGCTATGCCAGATGGCTGATTTTGTTGTCGCCATTGGACCCAAATTGACCGAAGCCTTTTGCAGGTACCTAAGCTGGTGCAAAGAAGATGTTTTTTCGTTCACTCCTGGTATTTTTGCTGACTTTTCCAGTGTTCAAGCAGTTTctgtcaaaagaaaacagtgcAGTGTTTTGGTGTTTGGTCGTGGAGATGTTGAAGATTTTGAGGTAAAGGGATTTGACATTGGAGCAATATCTGTTGCTGCCTTGTCTGACACTCGCCTTTATTTTGTGGGAGCACCTGAAGGAAAACATGAGGAGATTGTCAAGCGTTTTGTTGATTTCGGCATTCCTGCAAGCTGTCTGACGGTGAGAGGTTATGTGGATAGCCGAGAAGATCTGAGGCGGTTATTTTGTGAAGTGGATCTTGTGCTGATGCCATCAAGGACAGAAGGGTTTGGGTTGACTGGTCTCGAGACTCTGTCAGCTGGGCTTCCTGTGCTTGTTAGCAAAAACTCTGGTTTTGGAGAAGCTCTTGGCAGTGTACCATGTGGCTCTTTATTTGTCATTGACTCTGAAGATCCCAGTACATGGACAGCAGCTATCAAAGCCATCTGGAAAAAAGACAGAAAGTTACAACTTGATGAGGTTAAGGCTGTGCGTGGTTTCTATGCTGAAAGATACAGTTGGTCTGAACAGTGCAAACATCTTATTGAAAAGATGTTTAAACTTGTTGATG GAACTTCCTCTGAGCCTGAGGTCACAGCACAGGCAGTGGGAGCAAGGAAGCGGAAACTGAATGAGGACTTCACAG ACCATTTTCCACGTGTTCCACCCAAAACGAAAAGAGGAATGATTGAAAAGAGTGAGAGTGAACAGCCAGCAG CTCGTGCTTCGTGTCCAAGCCACGTCATAGATGGGATACGACAAGTTTACCAGAAGCGTGAAGGGGTCATTTTGCCAATTCCTTGGTGTGACGAATATTTCCGGATAGAGGACATTTTCACCAGACTTAGGATAGTGGCAAGCAAAACACGTAGAGTAAAGACCACAAAAGAAGTCACCGAAATGACGAGTATCTTCACACCACACGAGCATTGCAAACAACCGCTGGTTGTGCTGATTGAAGGCGAACCTGGGATGGGAAAGACCACCTATTGCCAAAAGCTGGTATTTGATTGGGCAAGCAAACAATGTGGCGAATGGGATGAGTCTTTTCCCAGAATTGATGTGCTCCTGCTCCTGAGATGTCGTGAAATCAAATCTACCATCTGGGACGCTATTGAAGAACAAATTCTGCCAGATGAAATTAAGCCGGAGGAAAAAGAGATGTTTTTCCAATTCTTGAAGGAAAATCCCTCCAAGGTGTTGCTTGTGCTTGATGGGTTAGATGAGACAGACCCACAAAAACTGGAGATGTACTTGAAACTTATTCAAAGGAAGCAGCTTCCAGGCTGTTACATTGTTGTCACATCTCGCTCTGAAGCGGGGAGTAAAGTGAGGCCGTACACCGACACATTGTTAACGATTGTGGGATTCACTTCAACTGATGCGGAGTGTTACAtaagaaagcattttcaaCACGCGGAACACTTGGCAGAAGAACTTCTTTCTAAAGTTAACTCAGATTATGATTTACTGGCACTAACCCAAAACCCTTTGAACACCCTTCTTCTCTGCGTTATCTTCGAGGATTTAAAGGGAATTCTACCAACCAACAGGACACAGCTTTACGTGGAGATTGTTCTCTTTATTTTGAGACGTTATGAAAGCAAGAACGGCTTATCAAATAGAGGTAAAGACCTTTTATTAGTTTACAAAGAGGAACTGATGATGCTAGGAGGAAGTGCGCTGGATTCTCTGCGTAAACGAGAGCTGTATTTCGATGACCACAAAGGGGATATCAAAGAAAGTTTGTTGATGAAGTTTGGCTTTTTCTCGATCCAGTCTGGTGGTAGCAAGAGAGCTCCTTGCGACCGTTacggttttttccacaagaGTTTCCAAGAATTCTTTGCCGGTTACTTCCTTGCCTTCTCTTTCATTGACAATGTTACGGACCCTCATTCAGTGCTGACATGA